Below is a window of Acidobacteriota bacterium DNA.
TTCGATGGCTTCAAAATGCACGGCCATCTGTTTGGTGAGATCGCCGGCGGCAATGGCGCGCGCGGAATCCACCAATTTGGGCAGTTGCTCTTCGGCCAGAAAATTGGTGGCCTGTGCAATGGCAATCACCGGTTCCGAAATCCGGCGGGCCAGCCAGCGGCCCGCGCCGAGGCTGAGGACGATCACCACCAGCAACGCCAGAATCTGTAAGTTGCGCTGCGAGCGGTAAAGCGCGCCGCTGCTTTCAGCGGATTGCCTGCCAGCCGTCACGATATTGGTGACCAGTTGATCGCTGGCCTGGCTGATCTTGCGGCGCGTTTCCGCCGTTTTGGTGAGCAGCATCTGCGAAGCTTCGCCGACTTGTCCGGCTTTGAGCAGCGTGACCAATTGCGCGCTTTGCTCGTTATAGTCGCGCATGTTGCCGATGATTTCAGCACACAGCTTCCGGTCTTCCGGCTTGGTCAGCAAAGCCTCGGCCTTTTTCATGTGCGTGGCGAAATCCTGTAGCGCTTGGTTCAGCTCCTGCTCGAGCTGCCCGCGGGCTTGTTCGTCTGTTTCAACAAAGTAATTGAACTGTCGGATGCGGCTGTTAAAAAAGCTGTTTTGCGCGTTACCCAGCGTTTGGGTGACGGGCAGCCAGACGAAGGCCAGCGCCTCGGTTTCCCGGTTGAGCTTATGCATGCCGACCATCGAAAAGAGGCCCAGGCAGATCGTAAAGAGAAGTCCGATGACGAATCCAGCCAGTATCTTTTTGTGAATCGTCCAATTGGTGAACCAAGTCTGCGAAGAAATTTTCATGTTCATGGGGTCAAGCTACCTTTCGCTGTCCGCTGCCTGGTTAATGATCCGTTGGGCGGGCTGCTTGAGAGTGAATTGCGGGTGAAGCGGAAAGGCAGAGTGAGCCTGCTCTGGGAGTGAGCGCGCGGCGCTCACTCTGCCGGAAGATAACGCGGAAGGCTAAGCGGGAAGAGACTGCGCAAGTTTCAACTCAACTTGAACTCATATTGCAAAAAACCAGTCACTCTCACCGCCGCTCCGGCCTTTAAGGTCGGCGCAAATTTCGCCTTCAGGGCGGCATCAACCGAAGCCTGCCGCAACATAGGGCTGCCACTGGTGGCTTTGGCCGATTCGACCTTGCCGGTTTCGCTGATCACGATGTCCACTTTGACCAGCCCGGTAGTGCGTGTTTGTTTGGCCAAGGCCGGATACTCAGGCGTGGGCAGGCTCAAGGCGCGCCCATTGAGATTGCCTGCCTCCACAGTCTCAACGGCCTGGACGGCAGGCTGTGTGAGCAGCAGCAAATTGGCCAGCAGCCACAAAACCCCGGTCAGCAAAACGGTCTGACGTTTGTTGACGCGGAAACCAGCGATAGTGTTTTCACGGTTGAAAGACATCTTGAATTCTCCTTTGAGTGATTGTTTCGAGGAACGGGGGATTGTCCGGCTTTGCAGCACTGCGCGCGGAGCGCAAGCCCAATCATCGTGTAGGTGGCGTGGGTTGCAGTCTGATTAGGCGTTCGAAGCCCGGCGTCCTGTCATTCCCAGTCCAGCGGCGGATCAAACGAACGTTTGTCGAATTGCGCATCGCTCTCTTGAAAGCCCAAAGCCTGCAGAGCGCTGACAAGGCTCCCAGCAATGCCAGTAATCTTATCGGCTAAAGCGCCGGTTACTTGAGCGGGTTGGCAGATTTTTTGTGACTCTTCGCCTGTTTTCAGGCATGTGATGGCTGGTCATGCAGTGGAATTCATTGAGGCGCGGCAGGTGCGCGCCCGCGTTGACCAGCAAGGAAATCTCAGAGGTTGTTTTCATCATAGTTTTATAGCGCTTTGCAGATGGGTGCGACCTAACGTAGGGGCAGACCTGCGTGTCTGCCCCGGTGGCCGCAGACGACAGCGGAGTCGTCAAACCCGCCCAGGGCAGACACGCAGGTCTGCCCCTACGTTAGGCCGCCTGCTGCGCCTCGTTTTTCAAGAGCACGACGAATAGCGGTTCGCCCAGACATTGAAACTCGACTTTGCTGACGACTTGGCCGTCGGGCAGCAACGACAGATAGTCCGCGCCGGCTTTGACGGAGGGAAGCGAGAGTTGGCTGGGCAGCGGCAATAAGCCTTTGATGTTGCCGCCCACGATATTGGCCAATTCGCCCAGCACATCCTGCGTCTGCTCAAGTGTCGTACTTTGTTCCGGCACGCCAAAGAGAATGGCTGCCAATTGGCGCGCCAGCGTGACCGAGCAATTCAGCGTCACGGCGCCATTCCAATCCCCGTGCAAGTGGACGGAACCCATCAACATCTCGACCGGCACCGGTTGCCAGTCCAGGTAATGACCGGGTTCGAGTTCACGTTCCAACATGGAGGCCCAGACCATTTCCGTGACCTGGCGAATCTCATTTTCCAGAAATTGCATACGTCTCCTTACACCTGATAGCAAATGGCCTTGTCATGGTTGAGCCGTGTAAACGTGCTGTCCAGGTTCAATGTCGTTTCCGCGCCCCCCAGGAAGAGATAGCCGCCAGGCCGGAGCACCTGACGTAGCTTGCGCAGAATGTGCTTTTTCATTTCGACATCGAAATAGATCATCACGTTGCGGATGAAGATAATATCCACCGCCGGAAGCGGATTCCACGGTTCGGCTAGGTTTAACTCGCGCACTTCCAACATGGCCCGCAACTCCGGCTTGATCTGCCATTCCAGGCCTTGCCGCTCGAAGTATTTGACCAGCAAAACGGCGGGCAGGCCGCGGTTGATCTCCAATTGGTTGAAGCGGCCCTGGCGCGTGCGTTCCAACATCCCTTGCGAAATATCGGTGGCCAGAATGCGCACGTTCCAACTGGCCAACGCCGGAAAGTTTTCGCGCAGCAACATGGCGATGCTGTAAGGTTCCTGACCGCTCGAACAGGCGGCGGACCAGATGGTCAAATCGCGCATGGCCTGCCGTTTTTCGATGATGGCGGGCAGCACGATTTTCTTGAGCATGTCGAAGGGGTGAATATCGCGGAAGAACGTGGTTTCGTTGGTGGTCATGGCGTCCACCACTTTGCGATGGACTTGATTGTAGGGCGTCGTGCGCAATTGCGTGATCAACGCCTCCAGGGAAGTAAACCCTTCGCGGCGTGCCAGCGGCGTCAAGCGGGCTTCCACCAGATATTCCTTGCCGGTTTCCAGCACAATGGCTGAACGCTCGCGCACGAGCTTGCTCAGGTAATCAAAGTCTGCGCTTTTGATCGTCATGATTTCGTCTTTGGCAACTTGCGCCTTAAAGCGAATGAGAGCGTGCATCTTCGCGGCGGATGCGCCGCAGGATTTCAGGCGCCAGTTGATTGAGTGGCAGCACTTTGTCCGCCAAACCGGATTGAGCGACGACCCCGGGCATGCCCCAGACCACGCTGCTGGCTTCGTCTTGCGCCAGGATCTGGCCATTGGCCTGATGGATCAGTTCGCAGCCGCGCAAGCCATCGCGGCCCATCCCCGTCAAGATCACCGCGAGCGTGCCCGCGCCATACGCCACGCAGACCGAGCGGAAGAGCACATCCACAGCCGGCCGGCAGGAATTTTCCGGCGCTTCCTGATGGGTGCCGAGCCGGACGACGCCTTTGCTGCTTTCCACCACCATGTGCTGACCGCCCGGCGCAATCCACGCCTGGCCGGGGCGCAATACTTCACCTGCCACGCCTTCGCGAATCTTTAACGTGGATTTGGCCTGCAAGCGCTCGGCCAGCAATTTGGTGAAGAGCGCGGGCATGTGTTGGACGATCACAATCGGCACCGGAAAGTCGGCGGGCAAGGCCGGCAAGAGTTCGGCCAACGCATTGGGGCCGCCCGTCGAAACGCCGATGGCGAGAATCTCAACCGGGCGCGGCGCGCCTTTGGACAGCGGAGCGCGCACGAGTTGAGGCACAGCGACGGCGCTTGTGCCATTGCCAGGCGCGCGCGCCGGTAAGGGAGGTTTGAGAGCCAGAAGCTGCGGACACAGCCCTTTGATTTTGGGGATCAACTCATCGCGCAGACGTTGCAGCGCGACCGCGACGCTGCCGACATTGGCGGGTTTCGTCACGTAATCATTGGCGCCCAGCGTCAAGGCTTCGAGCGTCGCCGCCGCGCCGCGTTCGGTCAGTGTGCTGAACATAATGACCGGCAGGCGCGGATGCGTTTTGCGCAGTTCCTTCAACGTCTCTAAACCGTCCAACTCCGGCATTTCGACATCCATCACCAGGATGTCCGGTTTGACTTGATTGAGTTTGGCCAAGGCGATGCGCCCGTTGGCAGCCGTGGCGACGACTTCGAGCTGCGGGTCTGTGGCCAGGGTGTCCGCCACCATGCGCCGCACGACGACCGCATCATCAACGATCAAGACTCGAATTTTTTGCATCACAGGGCATCTCCGGCATAGGCAGCGTTGGGGGCGCCGCTGTTTTCTGCTGACTGACTCAGGCGAGTGGCAAACCCAGCATTTCCAGCTTTTCACGCAGGCCGTCCTTGGTGAAGGGTTTCATGATGTATTCGTTGGCGCCCGCTTCCAGCGCTTGGGTCATGTTTTCGATCTCGGTTTCGGTGGTGACCATCATCACGCGCAACTCAGCGTAGCAGGGTTGCGCGCGCACCGTTTGTAAGAACTCAAAACCATTCATCTCCGGCATGTTCCAATCCACTAAAACCAGGTCGAACGTCTCATTGGCGCTGAGCTTGGCCAAGCCATCCTGACCGTGAATGGCTTCGACGACGGTGAACCCACAGCCTTTCAGGATATTGCTGACGATCATCCGCATGGCTTTGGAATCATCAATCACAAGTGCACGCATGGTTATCTCCTCAGTACAAGAAAAACTAAATTTTCTGGCATTTACCTCTTCGCCGCAGAGCGGCGGTTGAATTTAGCCGTGGGTTTTCAACCCACGGGCAGCGCACAATCATTTGCGCGTCGCGTCAGCGACGCTTGAAACACGCGACCATTCAAGCGTCGCTGACTGACGCGACGCGGGTTTGTGGCGCGGATACCGTGGGTTGAAAACCCACGGCTAAATTCAACCGCCGCTAACGCGGCAAAAACAATTTTCAAAACACGAGATAACTTAGTTGCTCGTGTACTCAGTATCTCTCCGCCCAACTGCGTGGCGGGATGTTGACTCAAGTGCCCTAGCCAAACACCAAGCGCTTGGCTGACATAATGCTGATGGAGAGCCGGGAGATTTCAGCTAGGAATTAGGGATAGCTGTCCATCAGTGTCTTGGCTTGGCCGCTGCCAACCAAGCTGGGCGCGCGAAAAAGGGAGCGACTGCGCGTGGCGTGGCACGCGCTGCTGGAATTGGCTTATCACCAATGCGGGCGGCGGCGTGTCAAGAATCCGACAGCCGCCAAGCCGCGTGCAAAAGCCGCGCGCAACCTTAGCATCGAGCTTCGCTATCTCCTTTTCGTAGCTGGTGCAGAGCGTCCAGCGCCAGCGCTTTTTCGGTGTCCAAAATCAGTAAGAGCCGATCTTTGAGTTTATAGACGCCGCGCACCAGTGCACGTGCTGTGCCGTGCAAGGTCTCAGGCGGCTGTTCGAATTGTTCTGCGCTGACTTCCAACACATCGCCGATTTCGTCTACCAGCAAACTGACCGCGCCATCGTCGGTGCGGATGACGACATTCATCGGGGGGCGTTCGGCGGAGCGCGCTTTCAACTGCAACTGCTGGCGCAAATCAATGGCGGTGACGATCTGGCCGCGCAAATTGATCAGGCCTTTGACCACTTCCGAGGCCAAGGGCACACGCGTCATTTCCTGATACCGGATGACTTCCTGCACCCGGAGCACCTCCACGCCCAAAAACAGATTGTCCAAATAGAAAGTGCAAAATTGTTGTACGGCTGCCATAAAACTCCTCGTTGCGATGCTGTCAGTGTTCCAGCGCGACGGGCGTCAGAACATTGTTCTCAAGCGCCTGCCAGCCGCGCTTGGCGGCGGAGCCGGAAGGGTCGCTTGGGGTGGCCGCGGCGGATTCATAACGGAACTGGCCAATCAGTCGCTGCAACTCTTGCGCCATCTGCGCCAGTTCGGCGGCTGCCGTCTGGCTTTCACCCGCGCCGGTGCGGAAGGTTTGCGCCGACTGGGCGACGCTGTGAATGTTGCCGGCAATTTCGGAACTGCCGCGCGCCGCCTCGACGATATTGCGGTTGATCTCGTTGGTGGTGACGGTTTGCTCTTCGACCGCCCCGGCAATCGCCGTCTGAATTTCGCTGATCTGGTGAATGATCTGGTTGATGCGTTGGATGGCGCCTACCGCTTCGGTCGTGTCGGTTTGAATGCCGCCGACTTTGCGGCCAATCTCTTCGGTGGCCTTGGCGGTTTCTTTGGCGAGTTCTTTGACTTCGTTGGCGACGACGGCGAAGCCTTTGCCAGCTTCGCCCGCGCGCGCGGCTTCGATGGTGGCGTTGAGCGCGAGCAGGTTGGTTTGTTCGGCAATCGAAGTGATGACCTTGATGACATTGCCAATCTCGGCGCTCGATTGGCCCAAACGTGAAACCAGCGTGTTGGTGGCCTCGGCGGCTTCGACCACCGTGCTGGCGACGATGGTGGCCTCGGTGACGTTGCGGGCGATTTCCTTGATGCTGGCGGTCATTTCCTCGGTCGCGGCGGCGACGGTTTGCACATTGCTGCTGACCTCTTCGGCGGCGGCGGAAACCACGAGGGCTTGGGCCGACGTCTCTTCGGCGTTGCCATTCATCTGCTGGCCGATCTGATGCAGATTGGCCGAGGAGGTGGTCAGCGTCCCGGCGGCCTGACTAATCGAACGCAAAGTGCCGCTGATACTCGCAATAGATTGATTCAACGCTTGTGCCATCTGGCCGAATTCATCGGTCGAATCAAGCAAGAGCCGGTGTTCCAAATCGCCGCCGGCCAGCCCTTGCATAACCTTGACCGCTTCATCCAGCGGATGTTTGACGCTGCGCACGATCCAAGTGGTAAAGCCCAACGTGCCCGCGAGGGCAAACAACAAAGTCCACAGAATCAAGCGCTGGCCTTGCGCGCTGAGAGCCTCGCTTTCGGCGCGCGATTGTTCGACATCTTTTTCGATGGCGTTCCCCAACCCTTCCAGCTTGCCTTCCAGCGATTTGAAAAGCTCGATATAGGCGGGCAATTTGGCGTTGGCCGCCGCCCGGTTTTTGAAGGCCAACTCCAGCAATGTGCGTGAATCGTTGACGTATGTTTGAACCACCGGAATCACGGCTTTGGCATGGCTGGTGACTGCCTGATCGGGCGAGGTCTTTTCAACGTCGCTCAGAGAACTCTGCAACAACTCGACATGCTCGTTAAAATCCTGGCTGATGCGCGGCAGGTCGCTCTGCCGTGATTGGGCTGCATAGAGCGCGGCGTAAACGTCGGCGCGCAAGGCGTCGTGCATCATGTCGCCGTTCATCTGGTCGCGCTGGACCGAATTGTTCAAGGCCTGTTTTTGCACGGCAGCCGTCATCTGCGATAACCGCGAGTAGCCCGTCAAGCCGACCACCACCAGCGTCAATGCGCTTAACAGCGCCAACCCCAAAAGTTTTTGCCGAAAACCGATTTTGTTCACGAAAATCTCCTGAATGCGGATGTTTGGTTGAAAGACTCGGCCAGCGTCGTTCCAGTCTGACATTGGTTTGAACCGCGCCGCTGGTTTAGCTGACCGATGTCGCGCGTGAGTTACTCAGGGATGCTTGAACAGCAGGCAGTCACGTTCGAATTTATGATTTTGACTTCTTCCCAAACAACGGGTGCTCAATGCTGAGATACAGAAAAACGCCTTGCACACCGTTGCTCGGCCCGACGCCTAGCGGGACTGAGATGCCCGGCACGATCTGTGTTCCGTTGCGGAAGTTATGCGCCCAGCGCACGCCCGGATTGAGAAAGAGCGTGTCGCTGTGTTCGGTCAGGCGCGGCCCCGCCACCGTGCTGTAGCGATTCCAAGCCGTCTCGAACACCGCATGGAAACTGGGCTTGGCCAGCCAGATGACGCTGTGGCCCAGGTTATAGCCCAGTGTACGCGCCTGTTCCCGAGCCAGGTTTTGCGCCGCGGGCGTCACCGTCATTCCGGCATTCCAGTGCATGACCACTTGCGGCGTGATCAGCGTGCTCACCGGCAAATTGACTTGATACCCGACCCCGCCCGCGCCGATGCCTTTTTGGACGCTGCCATTGGGCAACAACAAACTCAAACGCGGCGCGACGGCCCAGCGCGTCGCGCCGCTGCCCACCAACTGATACCGGTAATTGAACGCAATGTCGCCCAGCCCCGTGTCATTGCCGGACGGATCGCTGACGCGTTGGCTGGGCAGCGTGTAACTCAATTGATGTTTCTGGCCGAAGAACGGCCATTCCTGGGTGAAGGTATAAAGGAAGCTGCCGTTGCGTTGGCGCGAGAAGGCGTGAATGTGCTGGATGACGCCAGCTTCCTGGTTATAGGCTTCTTCGATCAAAAAGCTGTTGTCCTGAATGCCGGAGGCTTCGGGTTTGGCGTCTTTTTTGCTGGCTTCCTGGCCGAGTGCTAACAGGGGAAAGAGCAGGGTGCCGCAGAGAAGGAGTAGTCGTTTCATATTATTTATCTCGTTGAATTGTGAGTTGCGGGCAGGGTGCCGCCGGATTGGCTGGCCCCGCGTTGGTTACTTAGCGAGCTGTCACGAACCAAACGCAGCGAAGTGGGAGCGCTTGACCTTTGGATCTGAAATGCGGCGGCCAGCTTGCGCGTCAACGCTGCGCTGTCAGCGGCGTCAACAACGCTTTGTCAAAGGACAGTGGGGCACCGGGGCGCGCCTCACCCGGTTGACCGGGGCCACGGTGGTTGCCGCCGGATTCGGCGTCGAACTGGAACTGACTAATGAGTTGTTGCAGTTCCTGCGCTAAGCGTGAAAGTTCACTGGCCGCCGCTTGGTTGTCTGTGACACCGGCGCGCACGGTTTGGGCCGATTGCGCTACCGTATGAATGTTACCGGCAATTTCGGAACTGCCGCGCGCCGCCTCGACGATATTGCGGTTGATCTCGTTGGTGGTGACGGTTTGCTCTTCGACCGCGCCGGCAATCGCCGTCTGAATTTCGCTGATCTGGTGAATGATCTGGTTGATCTGTTGGATGGCCGCGACGGCTTCGGTCGTGTCGGTTTGAATGCCGCCGACTTTGCGGCCAATCTCTTCGGTGGCCTTGGCGGTTTCCTTGGCGAGTTCTTTGACTTCGTTGGCGACGACGGCGAAGCCTTTGCCAGCTTCACCGGCGCGCGCGGCCTCGATAGTGGCGTTGAGCGCGAGCAGGTTGGTTTGTTCGGCAATCGAAGTGATGACTTTGAGCACGTTGCCAATCTCGGTGCTCGATTCACCCAAGCGTGTGACCAGAATGTTGGTGGCTTCGGCGGAAGTGACCGCCGTGCCGGTAATGTCGTTTGCGGCGCTGACGTTGCGGGCGATTTCCTTGATGCTGGCGGTCATTTCCTCGGTCGCGGCGGCGACGGTTTGCACGTTGCTGCTGACCTCTTCGGCGGCGGCGGAAACCACCACGGCCTGCGCCGAGGTCTCTTCCATGTTCTGGCCCATTTGCAAGCCATTGGCGGTGAGTTCTTCGGCGGCGCTGGCCAGAATTTGGGAATTTTGGCTGATGTTGTGCAACACGTTTTGCATGGCATCGAGCGCTTGATTGAGCGCCTGACCCATCTGGCCCATCTCATCCTGATTGTCGAGTTGGAGCCGGGGCCGCAAGTCGCCGGTCGCGACGACTTCCAACACCTGCACCGCGCTGGTCAAAGACCGCATGATGCCGCGTCCGATCAATACGGCC
It encodes the following:
- a CDS encoding methyl-accepting chemotaxis protein, giving the protein MNKIGFRQKLLGLALLSALTLVVVGLTGYSRLSQMTAAVQKQALNNSVQRDQMNGDMMHDALRADVYAALYAAQSRQSDLPRISQDFNEHVELLQSSLSDVEKTSPDQAVTSHAKAVIPVVQTYVNDSRTLLELAFKNRAAANAKLPAYIELFKSLEGKLEGLGNAIEKDVEQSRAESEALSAQGQRLILWTLLFALAGTLGFTTWIVRSVKHPLDEAVKVMQGLAGGDLEHRLLLDSTDEFGQMAQALNQSIASISGTLRSISQAAGTLTTSSANLHQIGQQMNGNAEETSAQALVVSAAAEEVSSNVQTVAAATEEMTASIKEIARNVTEATIVASTVVEAAEATNTLVSRLGQSSAEIGNVIKVITSIAEQTNLLALNATIEAARAGEAGKGFAVVANEVKELAKETAKATEEIGRKVGGIQTDTTEAVGAIQRINQIIHQISEIQTAIAGAVEEQTVTTNEINRNIVEAARGSSEIAGNIHSVAQSAQTFRTGAGESQTAAAELAQMAQELQRLIGQFRYESAAATPSDPSGSAAKRGWQALENNVLTPVALEH
- a CDS encoding chemotaxis protein CheX, with the translated sequence MQFLENEIRQVTEMVWASMLERELEPGHYLDWQPVPVEMLMGSVHLHGDWNGAVTLNCSVTLARQLAAILFGVPEQSTTLEQTQDVLGELANIVGGNIKGLLPLPSQLSLPSVKAGADYLSLLPDGQVVSKVEFQCLGEPLFVVLLKNEAQQAA
- a CDS encoding methyl-accepting chemotaxis protein, which translates into the protein MIRLSDLKYKTKLTLLTGVFVAGFLLLAVVAFATINLIKVNGPVYAEIVQGKDIVADILPPPLYIVEAEKNVNEMLLEPNAVKREKLVAELRQKKQEYEERHAYWTTNLEAGKLKDCLLNKAGQPARAYFAEAEKEFLPLVLKGNLAKATLISKTTLNPIFEQHRAAIVETVGLADTWNKAHEQHAAQVIQSRTTLLIVLGLLLLGAAVLLAVLIGRGIMRSLTSAVQVLEVVATGDLRPRLQLDNQDEMGQMGQALNQALDAMQNVLHNISQNSQILASAAEELTANGLQMGQNMEETSAQAVVVSAAAEEVSSNVQTVAAATEEMTASIKEIARNVSAANDITGTAVTSAEATNILVTRLGESSTEIGNVLKVITSIAEQTNLLALNATIEAARAGEAGKGFAVVANEVKELAKETAKATEEIGRKVGGIQTDTTEAVAAIQQINQIIHQISEIQTAIAGAVEEQTVTTNEINRNIVEAARGSSEIAGNIHTVAQSAQTVRAGVTDNQAAASELSRLAQELQQLISQFQFDAESGGNHRGPGQPGEARPGAPLSFDKALLTPLTAQR
- a CDS encoding response regulator; its protein translation is MRALVIDDSKAMRMIVSNILKGCGFTVVEAIHGQDGLAKLSANETFDLVLVDWNMPEMNGFEFLQTVRAQPCYAELRVMMVTTETEIENMTQALEAGANEYIMKPFTKDGLREKLEMLGLPLA
- a CDS encoding protein-glutamate O-methyltransferase CheR encodes the protein MTIKSADFDYLSKLVRERSAIVLETGKEYLVEARLTPLARREGFTSLEALITQLRTTPYNQVHRKVVDAMTTNETTFFRDIHPFDMLKKIVLPAIIEKRQAMRDLTIWSAACSSGQEPYSIAMLLRENFPALASWNVRILATDISQGMLERTRQGRFNQLEINRGLPAVLLVKYFERQGLEWQIKPELRAMLEVRELNLAEPWNPLPAVDIIFIRNVMIYFDVEMKKHILRKLRQVLRPGGYLFLGGAETTLNLDSTFTRLNHDKAICYQV
- a CDS encoding energy transducer TonB translates to MSFNRENTIAGFRVNKRQTVLLTGVLWLLANLLLLTQPAVQAVETVEAGNLNGRALSLPTPEYPALAKQTRTTGLVKVDIVISETGKVESAKATSGSPMLRQASVDAALKAKFAPTLKAGAAVRVTGFLQYEFKLS
- a CDS encoding transporter, which gives rise to MKRLLLLCGTLLFPLLALGQEASKKDAKPEASGIQDNSFLIEEAYNQEAGVIQHIHAFSRQRNGSFLYTFTQEWPFFGQKHQLSYTLPSQRVSDPSGNDTGLGDIAFNYRYQLVGSGATRWAVAPRLSLLLPNGSVQKGIGAGGVGYQVNLPVSTLITPQVVMHWNAGMTVTPAAQNLAREQARTLGYNLGHSVIWLAKPSFHAVFETAWNRYSTVAGPRLTEHSDTLFLNPGVRWAHNFRNGTQIVPGISVPLGVGPSNGVQGVFLYLSIEHPLFGKKSKS
- a CDS encoding chemotaxis response regulator protein-glutamate methylesterase, with translation MQKIRVLIVDDAVVVRRMVADTLATDPQLEVVATAANGRIALAKLNQVKPDILVMDVEMPELDGLETLKELRKTHPRLPVIMFSTLTERGAAATLEALTLGANDYVTKPANVGSVAVALQRLRDELIPKIKGLCPQLLALKPPLPARAPGNGTSAVAVPQLVRAPLSKGAPRPVEILAIGVSTGGPNALAELLPALPADFPVPIVIVQHMPALFTKLLAERLQAKSTLKIREGVAGEVLRPGQAWIAPGGQHMVVESSKGVVRLGTHQEAPENSCRPAVDVLFRSVCVAYGAGTLAVILTGMGRDGLRGCELIHQANGQILAQDEASSVVWGMPGVVAQSGLADKVLPLNQLAPEILRRIRREDARSHSL
- a CDS encoding chemotaxis protein CheW; translation: MAAVQQFCTFYLDNLFLGVEVLRVQEVIRYQEMTRVPLASEVVKGLINLRGQIVTAIDLRQQLQLKARSAERPPMNVVIRTDDGAVSLLVDEIGDVLEVSAEQFEQPPETLHGTARALVRGVYKLKDRLLLILDTEKALALDALHQLRKGDSEARC